One genomic segment of Flagellimonas marinaquae includes these proteins:
- the msrA gene encoding peptide-methionine (S)-S-oxide reductase MsrA, with protein MNKQNDSILETAILAGGCFWCTEAVFQRLNGVVEVVSGYTGGTIKNPAYREICTGRTGHAEGVKITFDPSIISYAELLEVFFATHDPTTLNRQGNDVGTQYRSDIFYTSPEQKQIAEDFINLLDNESIFDSPIVTQISEEKPFYLAEKEHHDYYNGHREQPYCQIIIDPKIKKLNNYFSKKLKHGTI; from the coding sequence ATGAATAAACAAAATGATTCAATATTGGAAACTGCAATTTTAGCAGGAGGTTGTTTTTGGTGTACCGAAGCCGTATTCCAAAGGCTAAACGGAGTAGTGGAAGTAGTTTCCGGATATACAGGCGGGACTATAAAAAACCCAGCATACCGCGAAATTTGTACCGGTCGTACGGGCCATGCCGAAGGTGTAAAAATAACATTTGATCCATCGATAATATCCTATGCCGAACTTTTGGAGGTGTTTTTTGCTACACATGACCCCACCACGCTCAACCGACAGGGAAACGATGTTGGCACGCAATACCGAAGTGATATTTTTTATACTTCGCCCGAGCAAAAACAAATTGCCGAGGATTTTATCAACTTGTTGGACAACGAAAGTATCTTTGATTCTCCTATTGTTACCCAGATATCCGAGGAAAAACCTTTTTATTTGGCAGAAAAAGAGCATCACGATTATTACAACGGACATAGAGAGCAACCGTATTGTCAAATTATAATAGATCCCAAGATCAAAAAATTGAACAATTATTTTTCAAAAAAGCTAAAACATGGCACCATATAG
- the folE gene encoding GTP cyclohydrolase I FolE, producing the protein MAPYRNLEEYNIEITNEVKDHFSKIVDDIGEDVTREGLIKTPERAAKAMLFLTQGYKQNAEEILKGAMFAEEYDDMVIIKDIELYSLCEHHMLPFFGKAHVAYIPNGHIVGLSKIPRVVDVFARRLQVQERLTHDILECINSTLKPKGVAVVIEASHMCMMMRGVQKQNSVTTTSGFRGQFEKIETRNEFLKLISADLS; encoded by the coding sequence ATGGCACCATATAGAAACCTCGAAGAATATAACATAGAGATCACCAATGAGGTAAAAGACCATTTTTCCAAAATTGTGGACGATATCGGGGAAGATGTAACCAGGGAAGGTTTGATCAAAACACCAGAACGTGCGGCGAAGGCCATGCTTTTCTTAACACAGGGGTACAAGCAGAATGCAGAAGAAATATTAAAAGGGGCCATGTTCGCGGAAGAATATGACGACATGGTAATAATAAAGGATATCGAATTGTATTCCTTGTGCGAACACCATATGTTGCCCTTTTTCGGGAAGGCCCATGTTGCTTATATTCCCAACGGCCACATTGTAGGATTGAGCAAAATTCCCCGCGTTGTGGATGTTTTTGCGCGCAGGTTACAGGTTCAAGAACGGTTGACCCACGATATCCTGGAGTGTATCAATTCTACTCTAAAACCTAAGGGTGTCGCTGTGGTAATTGAGGCTTCCCATATGTGTATGATGATGCGAGGGGTGCAAAAGCAAAACTCTGTTACCACAACTTCGGGTTTTAGAGGACAGTTCGAGAAAATTGAGACCCGTAACGAGTTTTTGAAACTTATTAGTGCCGATTTGTCCTAA
- a CDS encoding TonB-dependent receptor — translation MKQLYITLLMIFTVVYSYSQHTLSGNISDMETGAPLEQVSVYVPQLENGTVTDKNGNFSLKNLPEGIYKLVVSYIGFETYSTSIEISEGNNRFDYKMEPSAIEMDEVVLSTPFHKLQRENVMKVEQKSMEELKQQGGITLSEGITNIPGVSSVSTGVGIGKPVIRGLSFNRVLVYTQGVRLENQQFGGEHGLGLNDAGISSVEVIKGPASLLYGSDALGGVLYLNPEKFEIAGESSGDINMRYFTNTLGYNANAGFKTSGEKLKFLVRGAYASNADYETGDGTSVTNSRFNEADLKTGLAYQASKFKTELRYNYNTTELGIPEEIGVQNNDRDPLLPYQELSTHILSSKNNLFFKKSSLEATFGYTINNRKEFEEHHHEEDGHEHEHEEGEEHEEEHEEEHEEEEEGAALDMKLKTFNYNIQFNPQWGNITTIFGVQGMHQTNENFGEEILVPDAVTNDFGVLATSHIHFDKSDLQIGLRYDLRSINGEASGIEGDEEYIPALDRNFNNFNAALGYRTDLAKTIIGRLNLATGFRAPNLSELSSNGLHSGANRVEIGNPDLDSEQNFQIDLALEYGNKHVEAYINSFYNIVNDYIYLEPTGEFRELDPIYNFQQQDAILYGGEFGFHLHPHPIDWLHLESSYDIVYGQLDDKSNLPLISANRWTNTFRVEWNKRNQNYKCYAFVTLQTFFDQNKVADFETRTPRYNLFNAGIGGDLNIFNQKVGYSITANNLFNKDYISHLSRLKADGIANMGRNISFSLHLPL, via the coding sequence ATGAAACAACTATACATCACCCTATTAATGATATTTACGGTAGTTTATAGCTATTCACAACATACACTCTCCGGAAATATATCAGATATGGAAACGGGAGCGCCCTTGGAACAAGTATCCGTATATGTTCCACAACTTGAAAACGGTACTGTAACCGATAAAAATGGGAACTTTTCTTTGAAAAACTTGCCAGAAGGTATCTATAAGTTGGTTGTTTCCTATATAGGTTTTGAAACCTATTCCACATCCATTGAGATCAGTGAAGGAAATAACCGGTTCGATTATAAAATGGAACCATCGGCCATAGAAATGGACGAAGTGGTGCTCTCCACGCCTTTTCACAAATTACAGCGCGAAAATGTAATGAAAGTGGAGCAAAAGTCCATGGAGGAGCTCAAACAACAAGGAGGAATTACCCTTTCAGAAGGAATAACGAACATTCCAGGAGTTTCCTCGGTATCGACCGGTGTCGGTATTGGAAAACCTGTAATACGTGGCTTAAGTTTTAACCGAGTTTTGGTGTATACCCAAGGGGTTAGATTGGAAAACCAGCAGTTTGGCGGTGAGCACGGGCTGGGACTCAACGACGCCGGAATTTCAAGTGTAGAAGTTATAAAAGGACCTGCCTCATTACTATATGGTTCGGATGCCCTAGGAGGTGTTTTGTACTTAAATCCCGAGAAATTTGAAATAGCAGGTGAAAGCTCTGGAGATATAAACATGAGGTATTTTACCAATACTTTGGGTTATAATGCAAACGCAGGTTTTAAAACGTCAGGGGAAAAATTAAAATTCTTGGTAAGGGGTGCATACGCATCCAATGCCGATTATGAAACGGGCGATGGCACAAGCGTTACCAATTCGAGGTTTAATGAAGCCGATTTAAAAACGGGACTTGCCTACCAAGCGTCCAAATTTAAAACAGAATTAAGGTATAACTACAATACTACGGAATTGGGCATTCCCGAAGAAATCGGGGTTCAAAACAACGATCGCGACCCTTTGTTGCCCTACCAAGAGCTCTCCACACATATATTAAGCTCCAAAAACAATTTGTTTTTTAAAAAATCGAGTTTGGAGGCTACGTTCGGGTATACTATAAACAACAGAAAGGAGTTTGAAGAGCATCACCACGAGGAAGATGGGCACGAACATGAGCACGAAGAAGGCGAGGAACATGAAGAAGAACACGAAGAAGAACATGAAGAAGAGGAAGAAGGCGCTGCCCTGGACATGAAGCTGAAAACCTTTAACTACAACATACAGTTTAACCCGCAGTGGGGAAATATAACAACTATTTTTGGGGTGCAGGGCATGCATCAAACCAACGAAAACTTTGGGGAGGAAATCTTGGTTCCCGATGCCGTGACCAACGATTTTGGGGTTTTGGCCACTTCTCACATTCATTTTGATAAAAGTGATCTGCAAATTGGATTGCGTTATGATCTAAGGTCTATAAACGGTGAAGCCAGTGGCATTGAGGGCGATGAGGAATATATTCCGGCACTGGACAGAAATTTTAATAATTTTAATGCGGCCTTGGGCTACCGAACGGACCTTGCCAAAACTATTATAGGACGTTTAAACTTGGCGACCGGTTTTAGGGCCCCCAACCTATCCGAACTGTCTTCCAATGGCCTGCACAGTGGCGCCAATCGAGTAGAAATAGGAAATCCGGACCTAGATAGCGAACAAAACTTTCAGATAGATCTTGCCCTAGAGTACGGGAACAAACATGTGGAAGCCTATATTAATTCGTTTTATAATATTGTAAACGACTATATTTATTTGGAGCCTACCGGTGAATTTAGGGAACTGGATCCCATTTATAATTTCCAACAACAAGATGCCATTTTGTACGGAGGCGAGTTTGGGTTCCACCTACACCCCCACCCTATTGATTGGCTGCACCTGGAAAGCAGTTACGATATTGTATATGGGCAATTGGATGATAAATCCAATTTGCCGCTAATATCTGCCAATCGCTGGACCAATACCTTTAGAGTGGAATGGAACAAAAGAAATCAGAACTACAAATGCTATGCTTTTGTAACGCTTCAAACATTTTTTGATCAGAACAAGGTTGCTGATTTTGAAACAAGAACGCCCCGATATAATTTGTTCAATGCGGGCATCGGAGGAGACTTGAATATTTTCAATCAAAAAGTTGGGTATTCGATTACAGCAAACAACCTGTTCAACAAGGATTATATTTCTCACCTATCCAGATTAAAAGCTGACGGCATAGCCAATATGGGAAGAAATATCTCTTTCAGTTTACATTTGCCCTTGTAG
- a CDS encoding DUF6787 family protein: protein MQKIKQRWEIQKNWQFLFPILGTFLNLLTAYLISRSLLHIFNLNNTIYEWFFTLGVMLAIHLVLIKFFLWCFKKLENKWRVDYKWEMIAIFIVFAITGSLSGKLAGPLVHWLGLDAENIPGALYWTLRILLIFPIYQILLVLIGWLFGQYQFFWNFEKKMLKRMGLGSFLR from the coding sequence ATGCAAAAAATAAAACAGCGTTGGGAAATCCAAAAGAATTGGCAGTTCTTGTTTCCGATCTTGGGCACATTCCTAAATTTACTTACAGCTTATCTTATTTCTCGAAGTCTACTTCATATTTTTAATTTGAACAATACTATTTACGAATGGTTTTTTACCCTAGGGGTTATGCTTGCCATTCATCTGGTACTGATCAAGTTTTTTCTATGGTGTTTCAAAAAACTGGAGAATAAATGGAGAGTGGACTACAAATGGGAAATGATCGCCATATTTATTGTTTTTGCCATAACAGGTAGTTTATCCGGTAAATTGGCCGGCCCTTTGGTTCACTGGCTTGGCTTGGATGCGGAGAATATACCTGGTGCCTTATATTGGACCCTTCGGATCCTATTGATATTTCCTATCTATCAAATTTTACTTGTTTTGATCGGTTGGCTGTTTGGACAATATCAATTCTTCTGGAATTTTGAAAAAAAAATGCTGAAACGCATGGGCTTGGGCTCATTTTTGCGATAA
- a CDS encoding DUF6146 family protein, whose product MKKRILLFGLTFCIAFVSCISQKATLDVSNEEQTLFDSDDEEPVEIKDAESEYEIIIIEPGFYTWLNSIARPEGYYSKSFLENRNAIMVITWNQRVLQPNRFNPNLYELQINYDPSIDYGYEVNYKLYNYFIYFQRKYNQRLGPFLPRI is encoded by the coding sequence ATGAAAAAGAGAATATTACTTTTTGGTTTGACGTTTTGTATCGCGTTTGTTTCGTGTATTTCTCAAAAAGCTACATTGGATGTGTCCAACGAGGAACAAACCCTTTTTGATTCTGATGATGAGGAACCGGTAGAAATCAAGGATGCAGAATCCGAATACGAGATCATTATTATTGAGCCAGGGTTTTATACATGGCTAAACTCCATTGCCAGGCCGGAAGGCTACTATTCCAAATCCTTTTTGGAAAATAGAAATGCCATTATGGTAATTACCTGGAACCAGAGAGTATTGCAACCCAACAGGTTCAACCCAAATTTGTACGAATTGCAGATCAACTACGACCCAAGTATTGATTATGGATACGAGGTGAACTATAAATTGTACAATTACTTCATTTATTTTCAAAGAAAGTACAATCAAAGGCTAGGCCCTTTTCTACCACGGATTTAA